Proteins encoded within one genomic window of Alteribacter populi:
- a CDS encoding ABC-F family ATP-binding cassette domain-containing protein, whose amino-acid sequence MTILSVENLTKTYGEKVLFDHIHFSISHGQRIGLIGVNGTGKSTLLKVLAGVEGSEEGKITHANDFHIEYLPQEPDLSPELTVLEQIYYGESKIMQVMRQYEKAAQQLENDPSSEQLQTRLLTHQQKMDEHEAWEASTVAKTVLTKLGIHDFTKQVKHLSGGQKKRVAIAKALIQPADILILDEPTNHLDNETIEWLEAFLSQYKGSIIIVTHDRYFLNRVTNQMFELDHGKLYSYEGNYETYLAKRAEREQQEEQQEAKRQNILRRELAWLQRGAKARTTKQKARIQRAEALQEQSFEREKKDLDFAIGSNRLGKKVIELNGVSKKLGGASLFHDLDYLVVPGERLGIIGPNGTGKSTLLNVLAGRIEPDNGTIDMGETVKIGYYTQDHQEMDEDLRVIEYIKEVAEVVQTVGGDVITAEQMLERFMFSRAVQWNVIHRLSGGERRRLYLLRVLMSEPNVLFLDEPTNDLDTQTLSILEEYLDQFPGVVITVSHDRYFLDRVVDRLLVFRGDGQVERFQGHYSDYMEKEINQGPEAVSGKKSEESQAFRASSGNRTKTKKLSYREQQEWDTIEERIASLEERSEQIEQEIIDAGSDSMKVQELFSKQQKVAEELEQAMDRWTELSLLVEEIEAEKKK is encoded by the coding sequence ATGACGATTTTATCAGTGGAAAATTTAACAAAGACATACGGAGAAAAAGTTCTCTTTGACCATATCCACTTTTCGATATCCCATGGTCAGCGAATTGGGCTGATTGGTGTGAATGGAACTGGGAAATCAACCCTGTTGAAAGTCTTGGCAGGAGTAGAAGGATCTGAAGAGGGAAAAATTACACATGCCAACGATTTTCATATCGAATATTTGCCACAGGAGCCTGACTTATCTCCAGAATTAACCGTACTCGAACAAATTTATTATGGTGAATCAAAGATAATGCAAGTGATGAGGCAATATGAGAAAGCAGCTCAGCAATTGGAGAATGACCCTTCCAGTGAACAGCTGCAAACGCGACTTTTAACACACCAGCAAAAAATGGACGAGCATGAAGCGTGGGAAGCTAGTACTGTGGCGAAAACAGTGCTTACAAAGTTAGGCATTCACGACTTCACAAAACAAGTGAAACATTTATCCGGAGGGCAAAAGAAACGTGTAGCTATTGCAAAAGCATTAATTCAGCCTGCGGATATCCTTATTCTTGATGAGCCTACAAACCACCTTGATAACGAAACGATCGAATGGTTAGAAGCTTTTCTTTCACAATATAAAGGTTCGATTATCATTGTTACTCATGACCGTTATTTTTTAAACAGAGTAACGAATCAAATGTTTGAGCTTGACCACGGTAAGTTGTACTCGTACGAAGGGAATTATGAAACATATCTGGCCAAGCGTGCGGAGCGTGAGCAGCAGGAAGAGCAGCAGGAGGCGAAACGGCAAAATATTTTAAGAAGAGAATTAGCGTGGCTTCAAAGAGGAGCGAAAGCGCGAACGACAAAACAAAAAGCACGAATTCAGCGAGCGGAAGCATTACAAGAACAATCTTTTGAGCGTGAAAAGAAGGATCTTGATTTTGCTATAGGTTCTAATCGACTTGGTAAAAAAGTGATTGAATTAAATGGTGTTTCTAAAAAATTAGGAGGCGCCTCATTATTTCACGATCTTGATTACTTGGTTGTTCCTGGGGAGAGACTTGGTATTATCGGGCCAAATGGAACAGGAAAATCAACGCTTCTTAACGTTTTAGCAGGGCGTATCGAACCGGACAATGGAACAATTGATATGGGAGAGACGGTGAAAATAGGCTATTATACACAAGATCATCAAGAAATGGATGAAGATTTAAGAGTTATTGAATATATTAAAGAAGTTGCAGAAGTAGTCCAAACGGTGGGTGGAGATGTGATTACCGCAGAACAAATGCTTGAGCGGTTTATGTTTTCGCGCGCGGTACAATGGAATGTGATCCACCGCCTTTCTGGAGGAGAGAGAAGAAGGCTGTATTTACTGCGCGTCCTCATGTCAGAGCCTAATGTCTTGTTTCTCGATGAGCCAACAAACGATTTGGACACACAGACGCTTAGTATTTTAGAAGAATATCTTGATCAATTTCCTGGAGTCGTCATTACCGTGTCCCACGATCGCTACTTTCTTGATCGTGTCGTCGATCGGCTCCTTGTTTTCCGTGGAGATGGGCAAGTGGAGAGATTTCAAGGTCATTACTCTGATTATATGGAGAAAGAAATCAACCAGGGGCCCGAGGCAGTGTCCGGGAAAAAATCTGAGGAATCCCAAGCGTTCAGAGCTTCTAGTGGTAATCGAACAAAAACAAAGAAGTTATCGTACCGTGAACAACAGGAATGGGACACGATTGAAGAACGCATCGCTTCACTTGAAGAGAGAAGTGAGCAAATTGAGCAAGAAATCATCGATGCGGGTAGTGATTCAATGAAAGTTCAAGAGTTGTTTAGCAAGCAACAAAAAGTAGCTGAAGAACTTGAACAAGCCATGGATCGCTGGACAGAGCTCTCCCTCTTGGTTGAAGAAATAGAAGCAGAAAAGAAGAAGTAA
- a CDS encoding DEAD/DEAH box helicase, which yields MFNVISEKEIEGYCSSPTVFSRGKSYFEEGAVEELSYDRELGHYHAIVSGMADYHVFIDYDETSGELDLTGVQCDCKAFDKYPGLCKHIAAVAITINNDHQPKRKRFSSEGAGVMRSNDGALSLIDSFHQVYERKKESLSEKETLHVEFILYLSTSWHGLTGSIDLEMKIGPKRRYVVKDIGEFLDAMEYGSAHRFSKLFTYHPSDYLFSQADMRVFHILRKIVQLEKDFTTFSFRATRTKDDKRKVTIPNPFLMELLQVLQQCTVTIENDIEFHTYYNSFEVYENPEKLPLQFELSYDPHNQSLFTLKWTNYDRTLMMGKNYNILFYRGAFFALTDEEKQVILTLYSSFGDQAQSVISIPKEQMMDFSSVVLPQLMTVGNVDVDSEIRQLIKAEPLVGKLYVDATEDAATAKLSFVYGDATISPFENSPSEGEEIVVRDMEKEMLLLSFIEKIPFKYNGNELFLDDWEEVLQFLLVDVPSLSEVMEVYTTSQVKQLIYSPAEQPRVHIEANERMNLLDVTFQFEGIDESEIEAMMTALAENKKYYKLSSGAYLNLQDDQFSNVKELIEQMPTPADGLFAQAQVPLLQAFQLDEASGNMVRKGRRFRELLERMYHPEDVEAVVPEDLNATMREYQKVGFRWLKTLSNYGFGGVLADDMGLGKTIQTIAFLLSEKQEQKGDRALIVCPSSLIYNWEREIQRFAPALSTAVITGHSADRVDLLEQSKAVDVVITSYPLLRRDMALYQGDVFSTFILDEAQYIKNDWTQTAKAVKSIRTKQAFALSGTPIENSLDELFSIFEVVMPGLFRDKKTFKNLKENEVAKRVRPFVLRRVKEDVLSDLPDKIENVQYTELNEEQKAVYLAQLQLLQNEVKNVIKEDSFQENRMKILAGLTRLRQICCHPQLFMENYQGSSGKLERLLEYLKEAIPSGKRVVIFSQFTKMLGMIREELEKLGWEYHYLDGKTPSNRRLAMTEEYNEGGKPLFLISLKAGGTGLNLTGGDTVILFDSWWNPAVEEQAADRVHRFGQKKVVQVLKLVTAGTIEEKIHQLQDQKRELMDKVIQTGETSITSLNKDDIQELLQV from the coding sequence ATGTTTAATGTCATATCTGAAAAAGAAATAGAAGGTTATTGTAGTTCACCAACGGTATTTTCTCGAGGAAAAAGTTATTTCGAGGAAGGGGCAGTGGAAGAGTTATCTTATGATCGCGAGCTGGGTCATTATCACGCCATTGTTAGTGGTATGGCTGATTATCATGTGTTTATTGATTACGATGAAACCTCCGGAGAGTTGGATTTAACAGGAGTTCAATGTGATTGTAAAGCCTTCGATAAGTACCCGGGGCTATGTAAACACATTGCCGCTGTCGCTATTACAATAAATAATGACCATCAACCTAAAAGGAAAAGATTCTCTAGTGAAGGAGCGGGTGTGATGCGGTCTAATGATGGGGCTCTTAGCTTGATTGATTCCTTTCATCAAGTATATGAACGAAAAAAAGAATCTCTGAGTGAAAAAGAAACCTTACACGTGGAGTTTATCCTCTACCTTTCTACGTCCTGGCACGGATTAACAGGATCTATTGATCTTGAGATGAAAATTGGACCGAAACGTAGGTACGTAGTAAAGGATATTGGAGAATTCCTGGATGCGATGGAGTATGGAAGTGCCCATCGTTTTTCAAAGCTGTTTACCTATCATCCTTCTGATTATCTTTTTTCACAAGCGGACATGCGAGTATTTCATATCTTAAGAAAAATTGTTCAGCTGGAAAAGGATTTTACAACATTCTCTTTCCGGGCAACGCGTACAAAAGATGACAAACGGAAGGTGACAATCCCGAATCCGTTTTTAATGGAGCTGCTTCAAGTTTTACAACAGTGCACCGTGACCATTGAAAATGACATTGAATTTCATACATACTACAATTCATTTGAAGTTTATGAAAACCCAGAAAAACTTCCCTTACAGTTCGAATTATCTTATGACCCTCACAATCAGAGCTTATTTACCTTAAAGTGGACCAACTATGACCGAACACTGATGATGGGGAAAAATTACAATATTTTGTTTTATCGAGGGGCATTTTTTGCATTAACGGATGAGGAGAAGCAAGTTATCCTCACACTGTATTCAAGTTTTGGAGACCAAGCCCAATCAGTCATTTCTATTCCGAAAGAGCAGATGATGGACTTTTCTTCTGTCGTTCTTCCTCAGTTAATGACAGTAGGAAACGTCGATGTTGATTCAGAGATCCGCCAGCTAATAAAAGCAGAACCGCTTGTTGGAAAGCTTTATGTCGATGCAACAGAAGATGCGGCTACGGCTAAGCTGTCCTTCGTATACGGCGATGCGACGATCTCTCCGTTTGAAAATTCCCCTTCAGAAGGGGAAGAAATTGTCGTCCGTGATATGGAAAAAGAAATGCTGCTTCTTTCTTTTATCGAAAAAATTCCGTTTAAATATAACGGAAACGAATTGTTTTTAGATGACTGGGAAGAGGTGCTGCAGTTTTTATTAGTAGACGTTCCTTCGTTATCCGAAGTGATGGAAGTCTACACAACGTCTCAAGTCAAGCAACTGATTTATTCACCTGCAGAGCAGCCGCGTGTTCATATTGAAGCGAATGAACGGATGAATCTTCTTGACGTTACGTTCCAATTTGAAGGTATAGATGAAAGTGAAATTGAAGCAATGATGACCGCGTTAGCTGAAAATAAGAAGTATTACAAATTGTCATCAGGCGCTTATTTAAACTTACAAGACGACCAGTTTTCAAACGTCAAAGAGCTCATAGAACAAATGCCCACCCCTGCTGACGGTCTTTTTGCACAAGCGCAAGTCCCGTTGCTACAGGCCTTCCAATTAGATGAAGCGTCAGGAAATATGGTTAGAAAAGGAAGAAGGTTTCGGGAACTCCTTGAACGTATGTATCATCCTGAAGATGTAGAAGCCGTAGTACCTGAAGACCTTAATGCGACCATGCGTGAATATCAAAAGGTCGGATTTCGCTGGTTAAAAACGTTGTCCAACTATGGGTTTGGGGGAGTTCTTGCAGACGATATGGGGCTTGGAAAAACGATTCAAACCATTGCTTTCCTTCTTTCAGAAAAGCAGGAACAAAAAGGTGATCGTGCATTAATCGTTTGTCCATCGAGCCTCATTTACAATTGGGAAAGAGAAATACAGCGATTTGCACCCGCATTGTCGACGGCTGTCATCACAGGACATTCAGCTGACCGTGTAGACCTTCTCGAACAATCTAAAGCAGTGGATGTTGTAATTACCTCTTACCCATTGTTACGACGAGATATGGCATTGTATCAAGGGGACGTGTTCTCAACCTTTATTTTGGATGAAGCACAGTATATCAAAAATGATTGGACGCAAACTGCGAAAGCGGTCAAATCCATTCGTACAAAGCAAGCATTTGCTCTAAGCGGAACACCGATTGAAAATTCTTTAGACGAATTATTTTCGATTTTTGAAGTCGTTATGCCTGGACTTTTCCGCGATAAAAAAACGTTTAAAAACTTGAAGGAAAACGAAGTAGCTAAGCGTGTTCGGCCGTTTGTTTTACGAAGGGTTAAAGAAGATGTCTTATCCGACCTTCCTGATAAAATTGAAAATGTTCAATATACGGAGCTTAACGAAGAACAAAAAGCCGTTTACCTTGCCCAGCTTCAGCTCCTTCAAAATGAAGTGAAGAATGTAATCAAGGAAGATTCATTTCAAGAAAATCGAATGAAGATTTTAGCAGGACTAACAAGGTTGCGCCAAATTTGTTGTCACCCGCAGCTCTTTATGGAAAATTATCAAGGGTCTTCTGGAAAGCTTGAGAGACTTCTTGAATATTTGAAGGAAGCTATCCCGTCTGGAAAAAGGGTGGTGATTTTCTCACAATTCACCAAAATGCTCGGGATGATTCGAGAGGAACTTGAAAAACTCGGCTGGGAATACCATTACCTTGACGGGAAAACACCTTCTAATAGGCGTTTGGCGATGACAGAAGAGTATAATGAAGGCGGAAAACCTTTATTTCTCATCTCGTTAAAAGCGGGAGGAACTGGGTTAAACCTTACCGGCGGCGATACGGTTATTCTGTTTGATTCATGGTGGAACCCAGCAGTCGAGGAACAAGCAGCCGACCGCGTGCACCGCTTTGGTCAAAAGAAGGTCGTCCAAGTTCTTAAGCTTGTCACTGCCGGAACGATCGAAGAAAAAATTCATCAGCTCCAAGACCAAAAACGCGAGCTCATGGATAAAGTCATCCAAACCGGAGAAACCTCCATCACATCTTTAAATAAAGACGACATTCAAGAATTGTTACAAGTGTAA
- a CDS encoding Glu/Leu/Phe/Val family dehydrogenase, with the protein MKREETQVLIENVMDELSEEKGFLGIKNDQNRKEVCSSAKEILKTTDKIIKSYIRVSREKHGIVRIPAYRVQHNDISGFYKGGIRFNENVTEAEVENLAILMTIKNALHRLPFGGAKGGVHINPKNFSDQELNLISKKYVQRFKPDIGPNHDIPAPDLGTNERVIDWMVGEYKTIHPGESYLGSFTGKSVENGGARGRREATGKGTFLSYRWLIQDWFHTSADRGEVKRNLQWKTLQKLLQTREEKGHIDVAIQGFGNVGSVVATEAIQYESITHHVVAVSDRDVTLYNKDGLDIDVLNAFARTHARLPFTQGELDETHIDAVILKAEDILTVETDVMVLAAVEDQIHKQNMKEVKAKVFVEGANAPLTQDADDYFESIGKIVIPDILVNAGGVIVSYLEWKQSRITEHYGEEKVIDEMSAQMIETLQRVYDEYFYTDSATMRYRCFYLALERLTNLLYRHGKLF; encoded by the coding sequence ATGAAGCGAGAAGAAACTCAAGTCTTAATCGAGAATGTAATGGACGAACTGTCTGAGGAAAAGGGATTTCTCGGGATCAAAAACGATCAGAACCGTAAAGAAGTATGCTCATCAGCAAAGGAAATCTTAAAAACAACAGACAAAATTATTAAGAGTTACATACGCGTTTCACGAGAAAAGCATGGCATTGTGCGAATTCCAGCATACCGTGTACAACATAACGACATTAGCGGTTTTTATAAGGGCGGGATTCGATTTAATGAAAACGTCACTGAAGCAGAAGTTGAAAACCTCGCGATACTTATGACAATCAAAAATGCGCTTCATCGTCTCCCGTTTGGCGGGGCTAAAGGAGGCGTCCATATAAACCCGAAGAATTTTTCTGATCAGGAGCTTAACTTGATCAGCAAAAAATACGTACAGAGATTTAAACCCGATATTGGCCCAAATCACGATATTCCTGCCCCCGACTTAGGGACAAATGAACGTGTGATTGATTGGATGGTAGGCGAATATAAAACGATTCACCCAGGTGAATCCTACCTTGGTTCATTTACTGGAAAAAGCGTAGAAAATGGCGGGGCTAGAGGAAGACGTGAAGCAACCGGAAAGGGAACTTTTTTAAGCTACCGCTGGTTAATACAGGACTGGTTTCATACATCGGCGGATCGTGGGGAAGTAAAGCGTAATTTACAGTGGAAAACGTTGCAAAAGCTTTTGCAAACTCGTGAAGAAAAAGGTCATATTGATGTCGCCATCCAAGGGTTCGGAAATGTCGGAAGCGTAGTTGCTACAGAGGCTATTCAATATGAAAGCATCACTCATCATGTAGTGGCTGTTTCAGACCGAGATGTGACACTTTATAATAAAGATGGACTCGATATTGATGTACTTAATGCTTTTGCCAGAACCCATGCGCGACTCCCTTTCACTCAAGGAGAGTTAGATGAAACTCACATTGATGCAGTAATTCTGAAGGCAGAAGACATTTTGACAGTAGAAACAGATGTCATGGTCCTCGCTGCTGTCGAGGATCAAATTCATAAACAAAATATGAAAGAGGTAAAAGCAAAGGTTTTCGTTGAAGGAGCGAACGCACCTTTAACTCAAGACGCCGATGACTATTTTGAAAGTATAGGGAAAATCGTAATTCCAGATATCTTAGTCAACGCGGGTGGTGTGATTGTGTCTTATTTAGAATGGAAGCAAAGCAGAATTACTGAGCATTATGGGGAAGAAAAAGTAATCGATGAAATGTCAGCGCAAATGATTGAAACGTTGCAGCGCGTATATGATGAATATTTTTACACTGACTCTGCAACAATGCGCTACCGTTGCTTCTATCTAGCACTAGAGCGACTCACAAACCTCTTATACAGACATGGAAAGTTGTTTTAA
- a CDS encoding spore germination protein has translation MNDKTPKNIMFDSINVQSISACSGIFIGENVQYEWETQGKVNSGAGSMTGDYNIMVRVFNVVYDNDWIDFPKFGNGNGNGNNEENGENSSPASPPYFC, from the coding sequence ATGAACGATAAAACACCTAAAAATATTATGTTTGACTCGATTAACGTTCAATCTATTTCTGCTTGCTCGGGAATTTTTATTGGGGAAAATGTTCAATATGAGTGGGAGACCCAAGGAAAGGTTAACTCTGGCGCCGGGTCGATGACAGGTGACTACAACATTATGGTCCGTGTGTTTAACGTCGTTTACGATAATGACTGGATTGACTTTCCTAAATTCGGAAATGGGAACGGAAATGGAAACAATGAGGAGAACGGAGAGAATAGTTCTCCAGCATCACCTCCTTATTTTTGTTGA
- a CDS encoding spore germination protein, with protein sequence MVRIEFDNLSIKNVVNSSGVFTGDNIQIGFKNTRKVNEGMGASTGDVTVTVNNRHLVMDQDTCDFVGKDEK encoded by the coding sequence TTGGTTCGTATTGAATTTGACAACTTATCAATCAAAAATGTGGTTAATTCTTCTGGAGTTTTTACAGGGGATAATATTCAGATCGGTTTTAAGAATACCCGAAAAGTAAATGAGGGTATGGGCGCTTCCACTGGCGATGTAACTGTGACTGTAAACAACCGGCACTTAGTGATGGACCAAGATACCTGCGATTTTGTTGGTAAAGATGAAAAATAG
- a CDS encoding Hsp20/alpha crystallin family protein, with protein MNNQDPFMKKVMKNGNQADWEDMQEKVEGVLGEDFWADIMKVVPKRGPTIDFFETTSEGVVVVELAGLESQNHVQVNVSGNQLILAGHIPYPYPLPKEELKISERFYGKFKRTIPVPFSFSPEHITANYKNGLLVLKIPKIHQEKHVDISFNPE; from the coding sequence GTGAACAATCAGGATCCTTTTATGAAAAAGGTCATGAAAAACGGCAATCAAGCGGATTGGGAAGATATGCAGGAAAAAGTAGAAGGTGTGCTCGGAGAAGACTTTTGGGCAGATATTATGAAAGTTGTACCCAAAAGAGGACCTACTATTGATTTTTTTGAAACAACGTCAGAAGGTGTTGTCGTTGTTGAATTAGCTGGGCTTGAATCTCAAAATCATGTGCAAGTTAATGTATCTGGAAATCAGCTAATCCTCGCAGGTCATATTCCATATCCTTATCCGCTCCCTAAAGAAGAACTCAAAATTAGCGAGCGGTTTTATGGAAAATTTAAGCGAACTATACCCGTGCCCTTTTCGTTTTCACCGGAACACATCACTGCTAACTATAAAAATGGACTTTTAGTATTAAAAATACCAAAAATCCATCAAGAAAAGCACGTAGATATATCTTTCAATCCTGAATAA